One genomic segment of Bombus vancouverensis nearcticus chromosome 11, iyBomVanc1_principal, whole genome shotgun sequence includes these proteins:
- the LOC117162592 gene encoding uncharacterized protein LOC117162592, which produces MTSTDKNELGNMDAVNAQLRIPPFWADDVELWFNVLEAQFKHARITSEEAKYNAAIANIDKPYVRLIRDIVANPPESGQYVFLKNELIKRLGESDAQRLRKIVESEQIGDRTPSQFYRDLKSLATPAISDELIRTLWEGRLPVHVQHVLAAVQDKRPETLTAIA; this is translated from the coding sequence ATGACGAGTACCGACAAAAACGAGCTCGGTAACATGGACGCGGTAAACGCCCAGCTTCGCATACCACCGTTCTGGGCGGATGATGTAGAGCTGTGGTTTAACGTGCTAGAGGCACAGTTCAAACACGCTCGGATTACGAGTGAGGAGGCCAAATATAATGCCGCCATCGCGAACATAGACAAACCGTATGTGCGACTCATCCGCGACATCGTAGCCAATCCACCGGAGAGCGGGCAGTACGTGTTCCTTAAAAACGAACTTATCAAAAGGCTGGGCGAGTCAGACGCCCAACGCCTACGCAAAATAGTCGAGAGTGAACAAATAGGCGACAGGACGCCTTCTCAATTCTACCGGGATCTGAAAAGCCTCGCCACCCCGGCAATATCAGACGAACTTATCCGGACTCTCTGGGAAGGCCGACTCCCGGTGCACGTGCAACACGTCCTAGCCGCCGTCCAGGATAAGAGGCCCGAAACTCTGACCGCGATCGCCTGA
- the LOC143303321 gene encoding uncharacterized protein LOC143303321, with translation MANVGDERLSGEEGSTLEELRNNLARMNLPISGARSVLIARLNRACRAGQSYRKGSTGGEELTGQRDLENVQRAERDCNEDEDVEKMNTKELKERLASLGLKTTGRKVELRARLRAAMDGNDISSEEESDDESEDEDGKKNAREYKRDTRRVYQDRDECCRRACVGSTLSFRDVEDALESFSGNRGENVERWFESFEEVADTCMWSDGQKAVYARKLLKGSAKIFASFECHARTWHELKRGLVKEFSRKVNSRQVHQKLEETKTESEDGLIARLRRAQNKDIEVRRILDAVTCSQADGQVVRNNILYKECEDDVLIVVSKAMRAQVVRQAHERGHFEVTKTEAMVKKDFWFKGLRERVEHVVSNCLDCSLTERNIGKLEGNLRNYKKRRKRAKQYLRKDPCTPRFYETLGPKCRK, from the coding sequence atggccaacgtcggggacgaacgattgtcgggtgaagagggttcgacgctggaggagctgaggaataatctcgcgcgaatgaacctccctatatcgggtgcgaggtcagtgctgattgcaaggctgaatcgggcgtgtagggctggacaatcgtatcgtaagggatcgacgggcggtgaagagctaaccggtcaacgagatttagaaaatgtacagagagctgagcgtgattgcaacgaagatgaggatgttgagaaaatgaatacgaaggagttgaaggagcgcctcgctagtttgggtttaaaaacgacgggaagaaaagtagagttacgcgcacggctacgagcggccatggatggtaatgacatatcgtcggaagaagaaagcgacgacgaaagtgaggatgaagatggcaagaaaaacgcaagagaatacaagagagatacgcgaagggtgtatcaggaccgtgacgaatgttgtcgaagggcatgtgttggttcgacgctgagttttagagacgtcgaagatgcattagagtcgtttagtggcaacagaggtgaaaatgtcgaacgatggttcgagtcgttcgaggaagtcgctgatacgtgcatgtggtcggatgggcagaaggcagtctacgccaggaagctgctgaagggatcagcgaaaatatttgcgagcttcgagtgtcatgccaggacttggcatgagttgaagagggggctagtgaaagaattttcgaggaaagtcaacagtaggcaagtacatcagaaacttgaagaaacaaagacggagagtgaagacgggctgattgcacggttgagaagggcacagaacaaggacattgaagtccgtaggattttggacgccgtaacgtgcagtcaggccgatgggcaggtagtaagaaacaatattttgtataaggagtgtgaggacgatgtgctaatagtagtatcgaaggcgatgcgggctcaggtagtcaggcaagcgcacgagcgtgggcatttcgaggttaccaaaacagaagctatggtcaagaaggacttctggttcaaggggttacgcgaaagggtcgaacacgtggtatccaactgccttgactgtagcctaaccgaacgaaacataggtaagctagaagggaacctgcgaaattacaagaaaagaagaaagcgtgcgaagcagtacctgaggaaggacccgtgcacacctcgattttatgaaaccttgggtcctaaatgccgaaagtga
- the LOC117162594 gene encoding uncharacterized protein LOC117162594, translating into MRILQTNLRMSRRAQDLLHQTIRKSTVALAVVAEPYRVLDAPEWVGDTDGMVAVTWTSTPGAFAHGALLDRGNGYTAVEWAGMMEVGVYVSPNSGRAAFEEFLDGVGDCVRRRLPRQVLVLGDFNAHSTEWGNARTNARGRTLSNWAAGLGLLLVNRGSTSTCVTCRGSPFLT; encoded by the coding sequence ATGCGCATCCTCCAGACTAACCTGCGAATGTCAAGGCGAGCACAAGACCTGCTCCACCAAACCATCCGGAAGAGCACGGTCGCCCTAGCGGTGGTGGCGGAACCATACAGAGTTCTGGATGCCCCGGAGTGGGTCGGAGACACGGACGGAATGGTTGCCGTCACCTGGACATCAACGCCCGGGGCGTTCGCCCACGGAGCCCTGCTGGATCGCGGCAACGGATACACCGCGGTCGAGTGGGCAGGGATGATGGAGGTGGGGGTGTACGTGTCACCTAACAGCGGACGGGCAGCGTTCGAGGAATTCCTAGACGGAGTTGGCGACTGCGTCAGGCGACGACTCCCCCGACAAGTGCTCGTCCTGGGAGACTTCAACGCGCACTCCACGGAATGGGGGAACGCCAGGACCAACGCGCGCGGCCGCACGCTATCAAACTGGGCCGCGGGACTTGGACTTCTGTTAGTGAACAGGGGCTCGACCAGTACCTGCGTGACGTGCAGAGGGAGCCCATTCTTGACATAA